The Streptomyces sp. Alt3 genome has a segment encoding these proteins:
- a CDS encoding RNA polymerase sigma factor — protein MQTRTVPTTTEHVPAIPAQNRVTRHPETAGTPEPVLEEPVEPPELPQPRSRPEAAGPTSDLFRQYLREIGRIPLLSAAEEVELARRVEAGLFAEERLAGTPDPDSGLAVDLDRLVVMGRMAKRRLIEANLRLVVSVAKRYVGRGLTMLDLVQEGNLGLIRAVEKFDYARGYKFSTYATWWIRQAMSRALADQARTIRVPVHVVELINRVVRVQRRMLQERGYEPTPEEVAAQLDLTPERVAEVLRLAQEPVSLHAPVGEEDDVAFGDLIEDGDAASPVETAAFLLLREHLEAVLSTLGERERKVVQLRYGLDDGRPRTLEEIGRIFGVTRERIRQIESKTLDKLRGHAFADQLRGYLD, from the coding sequence GTGCAGACCCGGACCGTGCCGACCACGACCGAGCATGTCCCGGCGATTCCCGCGCAGAACCGGGTCACACGTCACCCGGAGACGGCGGGCACGCCCGAACCGGTGCTGGAGGAACCGGTGGAGCCCCCGGAGCTCCCGCAGCCGCGGAGCCGCCCGGAGGCAGCCGGCCCGACCTCCGACCTCTTCCGCCAGTACTTACGCGAGATCGGACGGATACCGCTGCTGAGCGCCGCCGAGGAGGTGGAGCTCGCCCGCCGTGTCGAGGCCGGACTCTTCGCCGAGGAACGGCTCGCCGGCACCCCGGACCCCGACTCCGGGCTCGCCGTCGATCTGGACCGGCTCGTGGTCATGGGGCGGATGGCGAAGCGCCGGCTCATCGAGGCCAACCTCCGCCTCGTGGTCTCCGTGGCCAAGCGTTACGTCGGCCGGGGGCTGACCATGCTCGACCTGGTCCAGGAGGGGAACCTCGGCCTGATCAGGGCGGTCGAGAAGTTCGACTACGCACGGGGCTACAAGTTCTCCACGTACGCGACCTGGTGGATCCGCCAGGCGATGTCCCGCGCACTGGCCGACCAGGCCCGGACCATAAGGGTCCCGGTGCACGTCGTGGAGCTGATCAACCGGGTCGTACGCGTCCAGCGCCGGATGCTCCAGGAACGCGGCTACGAGCCCACCCCCGAAGAGGTCGCGGCACAGCTCGACCTGACCCCCGAACGCGTCGCCGAGGTCCTGCGCCTCGCCCAGGAACCCGTGTCCCTGCACGCCCCGGTCGGCGAGGAGGACGACGTCGCCTTCGGTGACCTCATCGAGGACGGCGACGCCGCCTCACCGGTGGAGACCGCGGCCTTCCTCCTGCTGCGCGAACACCTGGAGGCGGTCCTCTCCACGCTCGGTGAGCGCGAGAGGAAGGTCGTCCAGCTGCGCTACGGACTGGACGACGGACGGCCCCGCACGCTGGAGGAGATCGGCAGGATCTTCGGCGTGACCCGCGAACGCATCCGCCAGATCGAGTCCAAGACCCTCGACAAGCTGCGGGGCCACGCCTTCGCCGACCAGCTCCGCGGCTATCTGGACTGA